The Rhinopithecus roxellana isolate Shanxi Qingling chromosome 13, ASM756505v1, whole genome shotgun sequence genome contains a region encoding:
- the HIC2 gene encoding hypermethylated in cancer 2 protein isoform X1, which translates to MVSGPLAFRWCAWAGRGDMGPDMELPSHSKQLLLQLNQQRTKGFLCDVIIMVENSIFRAHKNVLAASSIYFKSLVLHDNLINLDTDMVSSTVFQQILDFIYTGKLLPSDQPAEPNFSTLLTAASYLQLPELAALCRRKLKRAGKPFGSGRAGAAGMGRPPRSQRLSTASVIQARYHGLVDGCKGAHAPQELPQAKGSDDELFLGGSNQDSVQGLGRAVCPAGGEAGLGGCSSSTNGSNGGCEQELGLDLSKKSPPLPPATPGPHLTPDDPAQLSDSQHGSPPAASAPPVANSASYSELGGTPDEPMDLEGAEDNHLSLVEAPGGQPRKSLRHSTRKKEWGKKEPVAGSPFERREAGPKGPCPGEEGEGVGDRVPNGILAGGAGPSGPYGEPPYPCKEEEENGKDASEDSAQSGSEGGSGHASAHYMYRQEGYETVSYGDNLYVCIPCAKGFPSSEQLNAHVETHTEEELFIKEEGAYETGSGGAEEEAEDLSAPSAAYAAEPRPFKCSVCEKTYKDPATLRQHEKTHWLTRPFPCNICGKMFTQRGTMTRHMRSHLGLKPFACDECGMRFTRQYRLTEHMRVHSGEKPYECQLCGGKFTQQRNLISHLRMHTSPS; encoded by the exons ATGGTGTCTGGGCCCTTGGCATTCCG GTGGTGCGCGTGGGCAGGGCGCGGGGACATGGGGCCCGACATGGAGCTGCCCAGCCACTCGAAGCAGCTCCTGCTGCAGCTGAACCAGCAGAGGACCAAGGGCTTCCTGTGTGACGTCATCATCATGGTGGAGAACTCCATCTTCCGGGCCCACAAGAACGTCCTGGCCGCCAGCAGCATCTACTTCAAGTCCCTGGTCCTGCATGACAACCTCATCAACTTGGACACAGACATGGTCAGCTCCACGGTGTTCCAGCAGATCTTGGACTTCATCTACACAGGCAAGCTGCTGCCCAGCGACCAGCCAGCCGAGCCCAACTTCAGCACACTCCTCACTGCCGCCAGCTACCTCCAGCTGCCTGAGTTGGCAGCCCTCTGCCGCCGCAAACTCAAGCGAGCTGGAAAGCCCTTTGGCTCTGGGCGGGCGGGGGCTGCCGGCATGGGGCGACCCCCCCGCAGCCAGCGGCTGTCCACGGCCTCCGTCATCCAGGCTCGGTATCACGGGCTCGTGGATGGGTGCAAGGGGGCCCATGCCCCCCAGGAGCTCCCGCAAGCCAAAGGCTCAGACGATGAGCTCTTTCTTGGTGGCTCTAACCAGGATAGCGTTCAAGGTCTGGGCCGGGCCGTCTGCCCAGCTGGCGGGGAGGCAGGCCTGGGGggctgcagcagcagcaccaACGGGAGCAATGGGGGCTGTGAGCAGGAGCTGGGCTTGGACCTGTCCAAGAAAAGCCCACCCTTGCCTCCTGCCACCCCAGGTCCCCACCTCACTCCCGATGACCCAGCCCAACTGAGCGACAGCCAACATGGCTCgccccctgcagcctctgcccctccCGTTGCCAACAGTGCCTCTTATTCTGAGCTGGGGGGCACCCCCGATGAGCCCATGGATCTGGAGGGGGCTGAGGACAACCACCTGAGCCTGGTGGAGGCGCCTGGCGGACAGCCTCGGAAGAGCCTCCGGCACTCCACTCGGAAGAAGGAGTGGGGCAAGAAGGAGCCTGTGGCTGGCTCCCCCTTTGAGCGGAGAGAAGCGGGGCCCAAGGGTCCCTGCCCGGGAGAGGAGGGCGAGGGCGTCGGGGACAGGGTTCCCAATGGTATCCTGGCTGGTGGGGCTGGCCCTAGCGGGCCCTATGGGGAGCCCCCTTACCCctgcaaggaggaggaggaaaacgGCAAGGATGCAAGTGAAGATAGCGCGCAGAGCGGGAGCGAGGGGGGCAGCGGCCACGCCAGCGCCCACTACATGTACCGGCAGGAGGGCTACGAGACGGTGTCCTATGGAGACAACTTGTACGTGTGCATCCCCTGTGCCAAGGGCTTCCCCAGCTCCGAGCAGCTCAACGCGCACGTGGAGACTCACACGGAGGAAGAGCTGTTCATCAAGGAAGAGGGGGCCTACGAGACAGGCAGTGGGGGTGCCGAGGAGGAGGCCGAGGACCTGTCGGCGCCCAGCGCGGCCTACGCGGCTGAGCCCCGGCCCTTCAAGTGTTCGGTCTGCGAGAAGACCTACAAGGACCCAGCCACGCTGCGGCAGCACGAGAAGACACACTGGCTGACGCGGCCCTTCCCCTGCAACATCTGTGGCAAGATGTTCACGCAGCGCGGCACCATGACGCGCCACATGCGGAGCCACCTGGGCCTGAAGCCCTTCGCCTGCGATGAGTGTGGCATGCGCTTCACCCGCCAATACCGCCTCACTGAGCACATGCGTGTGCACTCGGGCGAGAAGCCTTACGAGTGCCAGCTGTGCGGAGGCAAGTTCACCCAGCAGCGCAACCTCATCAGCCACCTGCGCATGCACACTTCCCCCTCCTAG
- the HIC2 gene encoding hypermethylated in cancer 2 protein isoform X2 — translation MWCAWAGRGDMGPDMELPSHSKQLLLQLNQQRTKGFLCDVIIMVENSIFRAHKNVLAASSIYFKSLVLHDNLINLDTDMVSSTVFQQILDFIYTGKLLPSDQPAEPNFSTLLTAASYLQLPELAALCRRKLKRAGKPFGSGRAGAAGMGRPPRSQRLSTASVIQARYHGLVDGCKGAHAPQELPQAKGSDDELFLGGSNQDSVQGLGRAVCPAGGEAGLGGCSSSTNGSNGGCEQELGLDLSKKSPPLPPATPGPHLTPDDPAQLSDSQHGSPPAASAPPVANSASYSELGGTPDEPMDLEGAEDNHLSLVEAPGGQPRKSLRHSTRKKEWGKKEPVAGSPFERREAGPKGPCPGEEGEGVGDRVPNGILAGGAGPSGPYGEPPYPCKEEEENGKDASEDSAQSGSEGGSGHASAHYMYRQEGYETVSYGDNLYVCIPCAKGFPSSEQLNAHVETHTEEELFIKEEGAYETGSGGAEEEAEDLSAPSAAYAAEPRPFKCSVCEKTYKDPATLRQHEKTHWLTRPFPCNICGKMFTQRGTMTRHMRSHLGLKPFACDECGMRFTRQYRLTEHMRVHSGEKPYECQLCGGKFTQQRNLISHLRMHTSPS, via the coding sequence GTGGTGCGCGTGGGCAGGGCGCGGGGACATGGGGCCCGACATGGAGCTGCCCAGCCACTCGAAGCAGCTCCTGCTGCAGCTGAACCAGCAGAGGACCAAGGGCTTCCTGTGTGACGTCATCATCATGGTGGAGAACTCCATCTTCCGGGCCCACAAGAACGTCCTGGCCGCCAGCAGCATCTACTTCAAGTCCCTGGTCCTGCATGACAACCTCATCAACTTGGACACAGACATGGTCAGCTCCACGGTGTTCCAGCAGATCTTGGACTTCATCTACACAGGCAAGCTGCTGCCCAGCGACCAGCCAGCCGAGCCCAACTTCAGCACACTCCTCACTGCCGCCAGCTACCTCCAGCTGCCTGAGTTGGCAGCCCTCTGCCGCCGCAAACTCAAGCGAGCTGGAAAGCCCTTTGGCTCTGGGCGGGCGGGGGCTGCCGGCATGGGGCGACCCCCCCGCAGCCAGCGGCTGTCCACGGCCTCCGTCATCCAGGCTCGGTATCACGGGCTCGTGGATGGGTGCAAGGGGGCCCATGCCCCCCAGGAGCTCCCGCAAGCCAAAGGCTCAGACGATGAGCTCTTTCTTGGTGGCTCTAACCAGGATAGCGTTCAAGGTCTGGGCCGGGCCGTCTGCCCAGCTGGCGGGGAGGCAGGCCTGGGGggctgcagcagcagcaccaACGGGAGCAATGGGGGCTGTGAGCAGGAGCTGGGCTTGGACCTGTCCAAGAAAAGCCCACCCTTGCCTCCTGCCACCCCAGGTCCCCACCTCACTCCCGATGACCCAGCCCAACTGAGCGACAGCCAACATGGCTCgccccctgcagcctctgcccctccCGTTGCCAACAGTGCCTCTTATTCTGAGCTGGGGGGCACCCCCGATGAGCCCATGGATCTGGAGGGGGCTGAGGACAACCACCTGAGCCTGGTGGAGGCGCCTGGCGGACAGCCTCGGAAGAGCCTCCGGCACTCCACTCGGAAGAAGGAGTGGGGCAAGAAGGAGCCTGTGGCTGGCTCCCCCTTTGAGCGGAGAGAAGCGGGGCCCAAGGGTCCCTGCCCGGGAGAGGAGGGCGAGGGCGTCGGGGACAGGGTTCCCAATGGTATCCTGGCTGGTGGGGCTGGCCCTAGCGGGCCCTATGGGGAGCCCCCTTACCCctgcaaggaggaggaggaaaacgGCAAGGATGCAAGTGAAGATAGCGCGCAGAGCGGGAGCGAGGGGGGCAGCGGCCACGCCAGCGCCCACTACATGTACCGGCAGGAGGGCTACGAGACGGTGTCCTATGGAGACAACTTGTACGTGTGCATCCCCTGTGCCAAGGGCTTCCCCAGCTCCGAGCAGCTCAACGCGCACGTGGAGACTCACACGGAGGAAGAGCTGTTCATCAAGGAAGAGGGGGCCTACGAGACAGGCAGTGGGGGTGCCGAGGAGGAGGCCGAGGACCTGTCGGCGCCCAGCGCGGCCTACGCGGCTGAGCCCCGGCCCTTCAAGTGTTCGGTCTGCGAGAAGACCTACAAGGACCCAGCCACGCTGCGGCAGCACGAGAAGACACACTGGCTGACGCGGCCCTTCCCCTGCAACATCTGTGGCAAGATGTTCACGCAGCGCGGCACCATGACGCGCCACATGCGGAGCCACCTGGGCCTGAAGCCCTTCGCCTGCGATGAGTGTGGCATGCGCTTCACCCGCCAATACCGCCTCACTGAGCACATGCGTGTGCACTCGGGCGAGAAGCCTTACGAGTGCCAGCTGTGCGGAGGCAAGTTCACCCAGCAGCGCAACCTCATCAGCCACCTGCGCATGCACACTTCCCCCTCCTAG